Proteins from a single region of Allocatelliglobosispora scoriae:
- a CDS encoding FtsK/SpoIIIE domain-containing protein: protein MTSLKLTLQQGEGRADLAVTVPSGVTVGSLAAALFDRDPVQGDRGGSPVTLALHGRDGVRALDPAHEIEEAGLGSGVTVSVRPASAFAGDAGSVGVAGQLRVLDGPDRGRSFPLRSGNNLIGRDASCTVRLSDTQVSKVHASLHVGASVEIRDINSTNGVEFGGGLVSRTVLRPGDQVKLGNTVITVNATAQPIAAHVSASRHATQMFNRSPRLDPTYEGVELDPPTPPKRPNKRRFPIVPMLTPLLMGAALFMLTRSPFSLIFIFMSPMMVGGSYAEDYFNRKKEWKQALADFRTALEALDKNLRKAVGEEHLQRCASHPSAGELVTSAHAYGPLLWTRRPEHASFLELRTGLATLPSQNTIKMPNRGESPQEVWDELTEAVAPYATVDAVPVVAALRSCGALGVAGPGQAARRVARGIIAQLVTLHSPAELVVCAVMSAAAAAEWNWLKWLPHTSPFPLSAHTPLRVDHLTTGGGASIALLAALDDLIKVRTEARSAPLPAVVLLVSDDTEVDRGRLVDLAERGPEAGVHVIWFSANVVRLPAVCRTFVEVADDATAGEVGHVRTGDRVEPVRVELISGAQAEALAMRLSPVVDAGARTSDESDLPRSASFVTLAQAPVDTDPQCIIDRWDETKPGLRALVGALGTNEAYHLDLVAQGPHALLGGTTGAGKSELLQTWLLGMATGHDPRRVNFLLVDYKGGSAFGVISQLPHSVGMVTDLDPHQVRRALTSLRAELTRREHLVKRFRAKDLADMERYHLDHAPARLVIVVDEFAALKKEIPEFVDGMVDIGQRGRSLGLHLILATQRPTGVINDQLRANTNLRIALRMADAGDSNDVLGSPMAAAFDLDIPGRAAARTGPGRVTMFQAAYAGGWTAGDTAGQDVLIRPMPFGLADPWQAAFTAPDHVATDIGRIVATIRHANDILRLPEPFVPWRPELPVRLDLAAKSAGDGPGIVIGRRDIPEEQRQPLALFDPDTSGNLIVYGSGGSGKSTVLRSLALAAARGDAGPCHVYGIDFGNHGLDPLEALPQMADVVRGDDVEKLTRLLGRLQRLIDQRAPLVTAAQPSNLSGYWQRLSVADRWKMPRVLLLVDGVGSLYQQFPPGTASGIYERLMDVATRGRSAGVHLAMTTDRPNSVPGSLASTAQQRLVLRIAEADYNLLGIRNTDALSPDAPPGRALADRTEMQVGIAGGADVEAELNAIESLADALRRADLPVPAPVDSLASQVRLADLPAGDLPVIGQAYDTLEPVGFDPRGFFVVAGPTGSGRTTTLTTIVASLRRSRPGMELHLFSPRVNPGLVGAAQWVSSATNADDVRKLAEQLTADLRTSAPRTIIVESFPDLADIRDPQATLENLFKVCRDHGHFVVVEGDSSRMLKSDPVYQLVRARTGVGLQVAPALQYATIFGFEQAKQPKLSSPPPGRGLLVLRGQPRIVQIALPN from the coding sequence ATGACGAGCCTGAAACTGACCCTCCAGCAGGGCGAGGGCCGGGCCGACCTCGCCGTCACCGTGCCGTCGGGCGTGACCGTGGGCTCGCTCGCCGCCGCCCTCTTCGACCGGGACCCGGTCCAGGGCGACCGCGGCGGCAGCCCGGTCACCCTGGCCCTGCACGGCCGGGACGGGGTGCGGGCGCTGGACCCGGCGCACGAGATCGAGGAGGCGGGCCTCGGCTCCGGGGTGACGGTGAGCGTGCGCCCGGCGTCCGCCTTCGCCGGTGACGCGGGCTCGGTCGGCGTCGCCGGGCAGCTCCGGGTGCTCGACGGACCGGACCGGGGCCGCAGCTTCCCGCTGCGCAGCGGCAACAACCTGATCGGCCGGGACGCCTCCTGCACGGTGCGGCTCAGCGACACCCAGGTCTCCAAGGTCCACGCGAGCCTGCACGTCGGCGCGTCGGTCGAGATCCGCGACATCAACTCCACCAACGGCGTCGAGTTCGGCGGCGGGCTCGTGTCGCGGACCGTGCTCAGGCCCGGTGACCAGGTCAAACTCGGCAACACCGTGATCACGGTCAACGCCACCGCCCAGCCGATCGCCGCCCACGTCTCGGCGAGCCGCCACGCGACCCAGATGTTCAACCGGTCGCCCCGGCTCGACCCCACCTATGAGGGGGTGGAGCTGGACCCGCCGACCCCGCCGAAGCGCCCGAACAAGCGGCGGTTCCCGATCGTGCCCATGCTCACCCCGCTGCTCATGGGCGCCGCGCTCTTCATGCTCACCAGGTCGCCGTTCTCGCTGATCTTCATCTTCATGAGCCCGATGATGGTCGGCGGCTCCTACGCCGAGGACTACTTCAACCGCAAGAAGGAGTGGAAGCAGGCGCTCGCCGACTTCCGCACCGCGCTGGAGGCCCTCGACAAGAACCTGCGCAAGGCGGTCGGCGAGGAGCACCTGCAGCGCTGCGCGTCGCACCCCTCCGCCGGTGAGCTCGTCACCAGCGCGCACGCCTACGGCCCGCTGCTGTGGACCCGGCGCCCCGAGCACGCCAGCTTCCTGGAGCTGCGCACGGGCCTCGCCACGCTGCCGTCGCAGAACACGATCAAGATGCCCAACCGGGGCGAGTCGCCGCAGGAGGTGTGGGACGAGCTGACCGAGGCGGTCGCGCCCTACGCCACCGTCGACGCGGTGCCGGTCGTCGCCGCGCTGCGCAGCTGCGGTGCGCTCGGCGTCGCCGGGCCCGGCCAGGCCGCCCGGCGCGTCGCCCGGGGCATCATCGCCCAGCTCGTCACCCTGCACTCACCGGCCGAGCTCGTCGTCTGCGCGGTCATGTCGGCCGCCGCGGCCGCGGAGTGGAACTGGCTGAAGTGGCTGCCGCACACCTCGCCCTTCCCGCTGTCGGCGCACACGCCGCTGCGGGTGGACCACCTCACCACCGGCGGCGGCGCCTCGATCGCGCTGCTCGCCGCGCTCGACGACCTGATCAAGGTACGCACCGAGGCCCGCTCGGCACCGCTGCCCGCCGTCGTGCTGCTCGTCAGCGACGACACCGAGGTCGACCGCGGCCGCCTCGTGGACCTCGCCGAACGCGGACCCGAGGCCGGGGTGCACGTCATCTGGTTCTCCGCCAACGTGGTCCGGCTGCCCGCGGTCTGCCGCACCTTCGTCGAGGTCGCCGACGACGCCACGGCCGGCGAGGTCGGCCACGTGCGCACCGGCGACCGGGTCGAGCCGGTCCGGGTGGAGCTCATCAGCGGGGCACAGGCGGAGGCGCTCGCGATGCGGCTGTCGCCGGTCGTGGACGCCGGTGCGCGTACCTCCGACGAGAGCGACCTGCCGCGCTCGGCCTCCTTCGTGACCCTCGCGCAGGCCCCCGTCGACACGGATCCGCAGTGCATCATCGACCGCTGGGACGAGACGAAGCCGGGGCTGCGCGCGCTCGTCGGTGCGCTCGGCACCAACGAGGCATACCACCTCGACCTCGTCGCGCAGGGACCGCACGCGCTGCTCGGCGGCACCACCGGCGCCGGCAAGAGCGAGCTGCTGCAGACCTGGCTGCTGGGCATGGCGACCGGCCACGACCCGCGCCGGGTCAACTTCCTGCTCGTCGACTACAAGGGCGGGTCGGCCTTCGGCGTGATCTCGCAGCTCCCGCACTCGGTGGGCATGGTCACCGACCTCGACCCCCATCAGGTACGCCGTGCGCTGACCTCGCTGCGGGCCGAGCTGACCCGCCGGGAGCACCTGGTCAAGCGGTTCCGCGCCAAGGACCTCGCCGACATGGAGCGCTACCACCTCGACCACGCCCCGGCGCGCCTCGTCATCGTCGTCGACGAGTTCGCGGCGCTGAAGAAGGAGATCCCCGAGTTCGTCGACGGGATGGTCGACATCGGCCAGCGCGGGCGCTCCCTGGGCCTGCACCTGATCCTCGCCACCCAGCGCCCCACCGGCGTCATCAACGACCAGCTGCGCGCCAACACCAACCTGCGGATCGCGCTGCGGATGGCCGACGCGGGGGACAGCAACGACGTGCTCGGCTCGCCGATGGCCGCCGCGTTCGACCTGGACATCCCCGGCCGGGCGGCGGCACGCACCGGACCGGGCCGGGTCACCATGTTCCAGGCCGCCTACGCCGGTGGCTGGACCGCCGGTGACACCGCCGGGCAGGACGTGCTGATCCGGCCCATGCCGTTCGGCCTCGCCGACCCGTGGCAGGCCGCCTTCACCGCGCCCGACCACGTCGCCACCGACATCGGCCGGATCGTGGCGACCATCCGGCACGCCAACGACATCCTGCGCCTGCCCGAGCCGTTCGTGCCGTGGCGGCCGGAGCTGCCGGTGCGGCTCGACCTCGCGGCGAAGTCGGCGGGCGACGGCCCCGGCATCGTCATCGGCCGCCGCGACATCCCCGAGGAGCAGCGCCAGCCGCTCGCGCTCTTCGACCCCGACACCAGCGGCAACCTGATCGTCTACGGCTCCGGCGGCAGCGGCAAGAGCACGGTGCTGCGCTCGCTGGCGCTGGCGGCGGCCCGCGGCGACGCCGGTCCCTGCCACGTCTACGGCATCGACTTCGGCAACCACGGGCTCGATCCGCTGGAGGCGCTGCCACAGATGGCCGACGTGGTGCGCGGCGACGACGTGGAGAAGCTCACCCGGCTGCTGGGCCGGCTGCAGCGCCTCATCGACCAGCGCGCGCCGCTCGTCACCGCGGCGCAGCCGAGCAACCTCAGCGGATACTGGCAGCGGCTCTCGGTCGCCGACCGGTGGAAGATGCCGAGGGTGCTGCTGCTCGTCGACGGCGTCGGCTCGCTCTACCAGCAGTTCCCGCCCGGGACGGCGTCCGGCATCTACGAGCGGCTGATGGACGTCGCCACCCGGGGGCGCAGTGCCGGGGTGCACCTGGCGATGACGACGGACCGCCCCAACTCGGTGCCCGGCAGCCTCGCCTCGACCGCCCAGCAGCGCCTGGTGCTGCGCATCGCCGAGGCGGACTACAACCTGCTCGGCATCCGCAACACCGACGCGCTGAGCCCCGACGCGCCGCCCGGACGGGCCCTGGCCGACCGCACCGAGATGCAGGTCGGGATCGCCGGCGGCGCGGATGTCGAGGCCGAGCTCAACGCGATCGAGTCGCTCGCCGACGCGCTGCGCCGGGCCGACCTGCCGGTGCCCGCACCGGTCGACTCGCTCGCCTCCCAGGTCCGCCTCGCCGACCTGCCGGCCGGGGATCTGCCGGTGATCGGGCAGGCATACGACACGCTGGAGCCGGTCGGGTTCGACCCGCGCGGGTTCTTCGTCGTCGCCGGGCCCACCGGCAGCGGCCGCACCACCACGCTCACCACGATCGTGGCGAGCCTGCGCCGCTCGCGGCCGGGCATGGAGCTGCACCTCTTCTCGCCACGGGTCAACCCCGGCCTGGTCGGGGCCGCCCAGTGGGTCAGCAGCGCCACCAACGCCGACGACGTACGCAAGCTCGCCGAGCAGCTCACGGCGGACCTGCGTACGTCGGCGCCCC